One window of the Anguilla rostrata isolate EN2019 chromosome 13, ASM1855537v3, whole genome shotgun sequence genome contains the following:
- the oser1 gene encoding oxidative stress-responsive serine-rich protein 1: protein MASEVKDCEEETLQTAFKKLRVDAESPRAAARICEALAQKTEGGKSKGACPKENWHGCVRKTSRGTVRSQRRRRSKSPILHPPKFTYCSPKMSPPPGHLKHKSLGEGDAPGAGLGVPAKKELLSSGHASPVFGAPGYEPRAPQLRGGAASPEVLLRPPSDDDEGGAAESPARAGRAPLLLPLPERSAAGGAEAGAAVGGAPHADFRSLSRLQESRAEACGCEGAGASPRCRRCGGWEGVEVYSFTGLRDVISECERNLVAPGDPARASPRRRTQAGSPRSCSEQARAYVDDITIEDLSGYMEYYLYIPKKMSHMAEMMYT, encoded by the exons ATGGCTTCTGAGGTGAAGGACTGCGAGGAGGAGACGTTGCAGACCGCCTTCAAAAAGCTCCGGGTCGATGCGGAAAG CCCCAGGGCCGCGGCGCGGATCTGCGAGGCTCTGGCCCAGAAGACCGAGGGAGGCAAGTCCAAAGGGGCCTGTCCCAAGGAGAACTGGCACGG atgtGTGCGTAAGACTTCCAGAGGAACTGTGAGGAGCCAGAGGCGGAGAAGATCAAAGTCTCCCATCCTCCACCCTCCAAAATTCACCTACTGCAGCCCCAAGATGTCCCCCCCGCCCGGCCACCTGAAGCACAAGAGCCTGGGGGAGGGCGACGCCCCCGGCGCGGGCCTGGGGGTCCCCGCCAAAAAAGAGCTGCTGTCCTCGGGCCACGCCTCGCCCGTGTTCGGGGCGCCGGGGTACGAGCCCCGCGCCCCCCAGCTCCGGGGCGGGGCCGCCTCCCCCGAGGTCCTCCTCAGACCCCCGTCCGACGACGACGAGGGAGGGGCCGCGGAGAGCCCCGCGCGGGCGGGACGGgccccgctcctcctccccctccccgagcGGTCGGCggcagggggggcggaggcgggggcggcggtgggCGGAGCCCCGCACGCGGACTTCCGGTCGCTGTCGCGGCTGCAGGAGAGCCGGGCGGAGGCGTGCGGGTGCGAGGGCGCCGGGGCCTCCCCGCGGTGCCGCCGCTGCGGGGGCTGGGAGGGCGTGGAGGTGTACTCCTTCACCGGCCTGCGGGACGTCATCTCCGAGTGCGAGCGCAACCTGGTCGCCCCCGGCGACCCGGCCCGGGCCTCGCCGCGCCGCCGGACTCAGGCGGGGTCGCCGCGCTCCTGCTCGGAGCAGGCCCGCGCCTACGTGGACGACATCACCATCGAGGACCTGTCGGGATACATGGAGTACTACCTGTACATCCCCAAGAAAATGTCCCACATGGCGGAGATGATGTACACCTGA